In Lolium rigidum isolate FL_2022 chromosome 7, APGP_CSIRO_Lrig_0.1, whole genome shotgun sequence, the DNA window AAGTGATGTTTCTATGTTCTAGATGATTCGATTCAGGGAAGGATGGATTGTTGGGGATGTAAGCATGCATGGTCTATAAGCTGGCCTTGCAGAAACAGGTCATCAAAATTATATAGTGAAGCTACCTTATATGATGTCCAAATCATTCCAATAAGTTGTATTGAATAAGCCTACGCTACACAAGCAAGGATGTAAACACAAAACAGGATTACAAAAACCTTAAAAGGAATATTAAGAAGCAATGCATTTGTTATAGCTAAAGCAACTTAAGATCCCATATATACTTCACATGAGTTGCAACATAGCATATCCAAAATGCAAAAGGAGGAAACCTTACATCGGAGAAGCATTACAGACTGAAAGAGCTTCGAAATATAGTATACGTTAAAGGAAAACAAACATTTCTCGGTTGCCTGCATCATTAAATAATGGTTAAAATGTCAAGTTAAGAAACGATGATAAGATAAAATCAATTTCATGCAGCTTCATGATTTCTGCCTACCTGCTTGCAGATCCAAGGGATCCAGCAGAGAACTTGCTTAGAAATTCTAATGAATAGATTTGTCTTTGGATTTACACAGAGTGAAAGACAGAGAACTTAATGCATGATTGCCAATGGATAAGCACTTGCATAGAAATCTTAGGTTCCAACTGATAAGCATTATGATTGCCAGGTGACAAGAACTTAATGCATGAGCTTAGTGACAGTTGAAGATCATAAGCATAATCTTTTGCTAGTTTATTTCTTATGCCAGCAGAAGATAATTTAGTCTTAGATGAATACAAGTGTGATTCTGAAAACTTTCGACATTTGTAACAAATACTTTCTTGGTTCTGAGCTATTATTTTCTGGCCAGTTTTTGGCGGGTCAAATATTTCAGATTTCTCCTGAAAGCTGCCTCAATCACCTCTGTCATCCACAGATGTAGAACTCTGACCGTCTTTTTCAACAGCCAGCCAAATGCATTCAGTCAGTTTGCCATAAGGCTTGGACAAGTACAGCAACTTCAGAAGGATCTCTGGATTCCATACTTGTGGGGGGCAGAATTCTATTATTCTCCTGTATGCATTACACATCGCAGCCTGCAAAACGTAGCGTTAGtacatggaagaacccacaaaaaCCTGGGAGCTATAGTTGTTAACCTGATAGGATCCATGGTTCAGTCAATTAGCAGAAATTTAGATAGCTAGCAGATGCACACAGGGGATAGGATTGCAACCACCGTCGTCCCATCGGGAAGGAAGGAGGAGAGAAACTCGCCGTCGCCGGGGGCTGGGGGTGCAGGTGTACGGCGGCCGCGTCGCGTGGAGGTGGGGGGTGGGCACGCTAGATCCCCGAGCGAAGAACGCATCGACGGGGCGGAGGTTGAAGGCGCCTCCGCGAGCATCGGACAGTCCAGCGACGCCGGGACGGAGGAACTGCGTCCGCCACGCCACGCCAGGTCGACGGTTCTTCGAGGCATGGCGCCCTCCTCCATCGCCATGGTGAGGATGCGGCGCGGGGGCGGCGGTAGCGGGACGGGAGGAAAGGGGTGGAACCGTGGAAGGACTGCTTCCTAGTTTTCGGGGCAGTGCAAGGAAAGATATCTTTCCTAATTATTTTATATTGATTATATACCCTTTTTTTTGGAACATATTGATTATATACCCTGATTAGCGCTAGTACATGATGGAGGggcgcttacggtcaaacaagatTAGACGGTTAGATGATTAGCGGAGACACTAAAATTGGAGTGAATGGTTAGGATGAtcccaatctccttcaccaaacgcgttgtacaacttacgaccaactccaatatcTTGTCGACTTGTTGCCTTTATTTAgtttgtatggatgtgcatgtgaacctgtgtctatagtttcatttactttgctatatatttcaagattatggcgtagataccttaataattatttgcatttactcgacccctacttgcctcgtatttggattttgccgatgattagaatgttcggtcactcgtacactcgggggtggagccagtgagtcttggtgcgatggccacaagtatcaatctattgtgcatcctacctagcctcactgactccatccctggatgttaatatttgtttcgaccgacaaagtatgaggcacgctatttaattcgtactacttattttttatttgagttcgcacttcttaattgcattggccgatgattagaatgttagttcacttgtacactccggggtggggccagtgagacttggtgtgatggccacaaatatcaatctattgtgcatcctacctagcctcgctgaccccatccctgtatgtaaatatttatttcgaccaacaaagtatgaggcacatggtaTTTAGTTCAtagtacttgtctcttatttgagttggcacttgttcattgcattggtactaaccttttacttgtcttgtgcatggagatgctgacgacatatgtcgtgtacaaggggagggttcctagagtctacgacgactgggaggactgtcggagacaggtgcaccgtttcagcggcaacagctacaagggataccccactagggtggaggcggaaggaagatacgcccgttatctagcgggagagacgagggacatgaggaggaaccggatgaagaccatggccttcgtgatgatggtcatcgtgaccatgttggtcatgttctatgtgattgtattttaggttaggagctacattgtgaggtgtatgacgacacttgtgacgactatgtaccgagacttctaactttgtgaaacttcgtcgttcggtgttgcatatgcacatctgttgtatgaatcatcattccgaaacgagacttgcgtatttgtgtattgataccgaaatgaaacttggctctctatgtgcttctcatattgcatgtaatgttgtataaatatgaactgataTATAGTGCTATATAAATATGCAAATATACATTGTAATACGCTGGAAAAAGCTATAAACATTGTATTTTCGAGTAGTACTACCGGCGCACCTCCatgcctactgccggcgcacatggCACGCGCCAGTGCTAGcagccctactgccggcgcattGGCACGTGCGCCAGTGGAACTATACATTTGCCGGCGAAGCAAGGCTAGTGCGCCAGCAGTAGCTGACCTGCCGCCGGCGcacagggtggtgcgccggcagtagccagttatcaccggcccgttcgcaccggcgggctctggtgcgccggcagtagcccaaATAGGTGCGTcggcaataggccttttcct includes these proteins:
- the LOC124675002 gene encoding uncharacterized protein LOC124675002; translated protein: MAMEEGAMPRRTVDLAWRGGRSSSVPASLDCPMLAEAPSTSAPSMRSSLGDLACPPPTSTRRGRRTPAPPAPGDGEFLSSFLPDGTTVVAILSPAAMCNAYRRIIEFCPPQVWNPEILLKLLYLSKPYGKLTECIWLAVEKDGQSSTSVDDRGD